From the genome of Staphylococcus haemolyticus, one region includes:
- the accD gene encoding acetyl-CoA carboxylase, carboxyltransferase subunit beta has product MFKDFFNRSSKKRKYLTVQDSKQNEVPAGIMTKCPKCKKIMYTKELNENLNVCFNCDHHIALPAYKRIEAITDENSFVEFDKGMTSANPLDFPGYQEKIEKDQQKTDLSEAVVTGTAKLDGVQFGVAVMDARFRMGSMGSVVGEKICRIIDYATEHRLPFILFSASGGARMQEGIISLMQMGKTSVSLKRHSDAGLLYISYLTHPTTGGVSASFASVGDINLSEPKALIGFAGRRVIEQTINEKLPDDFQTAEFLLEHGQLDKVVHRKEMKETLAQLLKLHQEVKKDA; this is encoded by the coding sequence ATGTTTAAAGACTTTTTTAATCGTAGTAGTAAAAAACGAAAATATTTAACAGTTCAAGATTCGAAACAAAATGAAGTACCAGCAGGTATTATGACTAAATGTCCAAAATGCAAAAAAATAATGTATACAAAAGAATTAAATGAGAATTTAAATGTATGTTTTAACTGTGATCACCATATTGCATTACCTGCATATAAGAGAATTGAAGCAATCACTGATGAAAATAGTTTCGTTGAATTTGATAAGGGAATGACATCAGCAAACCCTTTAGACTTTCCTGGTTATCAAGAAAAAATTGAAAAAGACCAACAAAAAACTGATTTAAGCGAAGCGGTTGTAACCGGTACTGCCAAACTAGATGGTGTTCAATTTGGTGTAGCTGTTATGGATGCTAGATTTAGAATGGGAAGTATGGGTTCAGTTGTTGGTGAGAAAATATGTCGAATTATTGATTATGCAACAGAACATAGACTACCATTCATATTATTTTCTGCAAGTGGTGGTGCTAGGATGCAAGAGGGTATTATTTCATTGATGCAAATGGGTAAAACCAGTGTTTCACTGAAACGTCACTCAGATGCCGGACTACTTTATATTTCTTATCTTACGCATCCAACAACTGGTGGTGTTTCTGCTAGTTTTGCTTCTGTTGGGGATATCAATTTAAGTGAACCTAAAGCCTTAATTGGATTTGCTGGTCGACGTGTTATTGAGCAAACTATTAATGAGAAACTTCCAGATGATTTCCAAACTGCAGAATTTCTTCTTGAGCATGGTCAACTTGATAAAGTTGTTCACCGTAAAGAGATGAAAGAAACACTTGCTCAATTATTAAAATTGCACCAAGAGGTGAAAAAAGATGCTTGA
- a CDS encoding acetyl-CoA carboxylase carboxyltransferase subunit alpha has translation MLDFEKPLFEIKNKIESLKQSQEKNDVDLQDEIDLLEASLERETKKIYTNLKPWDRVQIARLQERPTTLDYIPYIFDSFIELHGDRNFRDDPAMIGGIGYLNGTPVTVIGQQRGKDTKDNIYRNFGMAHPEGYRKALRLMKQAEKFNRPIFTFIDTKGAYPGKAAEERGQSESIARNLVEMASLKVPVIAIVIGEGGSGGALGIGIANRIMMLENSTYSVISPEGAAALLWKDSSLAKMAAETMKITAKDLHHLNVIDSVIDEPLGGAHNNIEQQAIDIKQAFVDQLEQLQQQSADELVEDRFNKFRNIGAFIEK, from the coding sequence ATGCTTGATTTTGAAAAACCACTTTTTGAAATAAAAAATAAAATTGAATCTCTTAAGCAATCTCAAGAAAAAAATGATGTAGATTTACAAGATGAAATTGATTTACTTGAAGCATCACTTGAAAGAGAAACCAAAAAAATATATACCAATCTTAAGCCTTGGGATAGAGTGCAAATTGCACGTCTTCAAGAACGACCTACGACATTAGACTATATTCCATATATCTTCGATTCATTTATTGAATTACATGGAGATCGTAATTTTAGAGATGACCCTGCAATGATTGGTGGAATTGGGTATTTAAACGGTACCCCTGTTACAGTTATAGGCCAACAAAGAGGTAAAGATACTAAGGATAATATATATCGAAACTTTGGTATGGCGCATCCTGAAGGTTATCGTAAAGCGTTAAGATTAATGAAACAAGCCGAGAAATTTAATAGACCTATTTTTACTTTCATTGATACTAAAGGTGCTTATCCAGGTAAAGCTGCCGAAGAACGTGGACAAAGTGAATCTATTGCTAGAAACTTAGTTGAGATGGCATCTCTAAAAGTGCCAGTGATAGCTATCGTTATCGGTGAAGGTGGTAGTGGTGGTGCACTAGGAATTGGTATAGCCAATCGAATTATGATGCTTGAAAACAGTACTTATTCTGTTATTTCTCCAGAGGGAGCAGCGGCACTGTTATGGAAAGATAGCTCATTAGCAAAAATGGCTGCCGAAACTATGAAAATTACTGCAAAAGATTTACATCATTTAAACGTTATTGATAGTGTGATTGACGAACCTTTAGGTGGAGCACACAATAATATAGAACAACAAGCTATTGATATTAAGCAAGCATTCGTAGATCAATTAGAACAACTTCAACAACAAAGTGCAGATGAATTAGTTGAAGATAGATTTAATAAGTTTAGAAATATCGGTGCTTTTATTGAAAAATAG